The Methanoregula sp. UBA64 genome contains the following window.
AAAAAAAGATCCGTGTTGCATCACGGCAGCGTCATTCCGGTACGGCAAGGGCACCGGGTTTTATCGCGATCCGGCCCTTCCGGGTCCCGGGCAGACCTTCCCGGCCTCAGGAGCACGCTTCATCGATCTTCCGCAGCGGATCCATCTGGACCTCGTGCGGCAGCCGGGCCAGGGAAATCGCGCCCAGCGCCCCGATAACGCCCCGGCCCCCGTACAGGACAATGCCCGCCTTCCCCGCCATTGCTTCGGCAAAGCTCCGGTCCACCACCGTTTCACGCACACGCTGCCCGAACTCCCGGAGCAGGGGAGGGATTGTCATCCCCCGGTACAGGGCAATCCCCCATTCCGGGGAGAGAGCCTCGTTCTCCACAAACTCCCGGGCCTTTGCCATCACGTGATCGATCCGGGACGGCGGCACGGCAAGCTCGATGTAGCTCGCGGAATTCCCGGCGGTCTTCTCGGGGATGTTCTCAAAGAGCATCACGACATGGTGGCTGATGGGCAGCACCCCTTTCTCCGCAACCAGCCGGGTCAGGAGGGCAAGAGCAAGGGCAAACGTGGCGCCCCCTTCCTCAGTATCCGTATCGTCGACACCGATCGTCAGGTGCGCAAGGGCCCGGGTGCAGACGAGCCCTTCCACAATACCTTCGCGGACACCGGGCCGGACATTGAGAACGCCGTCCGCCCGGGACATCATGTCGGTCAGCGAGTACGCCGGTCCCCCGATACAGCGGATCCGCTGGACAATGCGGTCGCCCTCAAGGGAAATACCGGCGACCCCCACCGCCGCCCGGGGAGACAACCCGATCTCGATCTCGGCGTTCCCGGTCCGGGCGCACTCGCGCAACAGCGTCCCGTCGCGGTGGACGCTCGTAAGCACCCCGCCGGCCCGGGCATGGTGGAACCCGCAGAACGATGCGCAGGCCCCGCTCAGGCACTCGTGGAAGATCTCGACCCGCTCCCCGTCGGTTGTCGTAAAGATCCGCCGGCAGGTACTCTGCGGCACGGCAGAGATTGCGGCATACCGTGCAGCAGCCCGCCCGGACTTCTCCCTGCGGACAATAACGCAGCCCTCCCGGACCAGGCGGCTAATCCAGTCCTGCGCCGTGCTCCGCGGGATGCCGGCGGCTTTCTGGATATCGGTAACGGTAAAAAAGCCGGCGTCCTGCGTGAACTGGCGCATCAGGCGCAGGTATTCACGCCGGTGTTCAAGCACGCCTGCCATAATGGTCGCGGATGTAGAGGATGTCCCCGATAATTGCGCTTGCAGTCTCGACCGATCCGGCCCCTTTCCCGATCAGCGTGATCTCCTTTGCCATATCGGTTTCGAGCGTAAGGGCATTTAAGGAGCCTTCGACAACGAGCGGATGATCCTTTCCAATCATCCGGGGAGAGACCCGGAAGATCTTTTTACCCGGGATCGCCTCGGCAATCAGCCGGATCGTGCAGTCCCCGTCCTCGGCAAGCCGCAGGGCATCCGGCGTGAGCAGGTCGATTCCCGTCACATCGATATCGGAAAGTTTCGTCCCGCTGCCCCAGATCGTGTTTGCCAGGATCACCAGCTTGATCGCCGCATCGATCCCTTTCACATCGTAGGTCGGGTCTGCCTCGGCATACCCCATCTCCCGGGCTTCCATGAGCGCCTGCTCGTAGGTGAGTCCCTCTGCTGCCATCCTCGTTAAGATATAGTTGCAGGTCCCGTTGAGCACGCCCCGGACGGCGATGATCTCGTTCCCGCACAGCCCGTCTTCGAGCACATGCATGATCGGGATTGCCCCGCCGACCGTTGCCTCGTACCGCAGCGCCACGCCGTTCTTTTTGGCAAGGTCCGAGAGTTCGCGGTACGCAAGGGCAATGGGCCCCTTGTTCGAGGTCACGACATGCTTCTTCCGGGCAAGGGCTGCCCGGATATACCCGAGCGCCGGCTCGCCGGTAAGGGCATTGGTGGGCGTTACTTCGATCAGGACATCGTAATCGGCTTTTTTTACGATCTCTTCAGCGGAGACGGCCGGATCGCCGCAGGCTCCGGTCTTCTGTTTGGTTTCGAGCACTGCGGCAACATCGATTCCCGCATTGCAGATAAGCCCGCTTTTGGAATCCGCGATTCCCGTGACCGAGATCCCGAGGTCCTTATGGGCAATCATTTCCGCAATACCGCGTCCCACGGACCCAAGGCCGATCAGCGCTGCCTTCATGCGGTCTCCTCCAGGGGTTCGATTAAAAGAAGCGACTTCTCCCCCGCAACCCTGCGGAGAACCGCAACCGCAGAGTCCATGTCTTTGCGGTTCGTGGCCTTGATCGTGACCCGTGATGTTGAACGTTCGTTGATGGCGGGCATGCTCATCGAGATCTCGCAGACCTCGGCAAATCCCGTGGAATCGATCCGGTCTACCGTATCGGACAGGTCCGTGTGCATCAGGTGGCCGATCAGGATCACGGTGCGCTTGTAGAGCAGGCGTTCCTTTCCGATCCGCTGGATGTGGACGCCCTGCTCCTTCAGGAGAGCCACGAGCCGGTCGAGGCGGCCCTCGGGAAGGGCAAGCACGATCTGCACGTTTAAGGTATGACTGGTGGGATCCGGGTCGCGGTGGTGGATGACCGCAATGATGTTTCCCCCGACATCCGAGATCGGTTTGAGGGCTGCGACCAGCTGTCCGGGAGAATCCTTCATCTCAAGCTTCATGGAGACCTGCACGGGTTACCACCTTCGTAACAAAGAATGGGGTTGCCGAAAAAGAAAAGGCTTGTTCTTTTTGGTCGTCAGGCACCGGGTTTATAATTTCCGGAGTTTTTCGTCGACCTTTTCAAAGAAATTGCGGTAGGCATCGACAAAGAGGGCCGGCTGGTCGGACCGTTTTACCGCAAGCGTTGCCATGCACCCCAGCTCTACGGTCTTCTGACCGTCGATCACCAGTTTGGCCGGTTTCGAGCTCTCAAGCCGGATCTCTAAGCGGCGGTCGCTGCCGATAAAGTGCGGGCGGGAGGAAAGCATGTACGGGGCGAGCGGGACTACCAGGTAGCCTTCCATGCGGGGGTCGACAATCGGGCCCCCGGCGCTCATGGCATACGCGGTCGAGCCGGTAGGCGTGCTCACCAGGAGGCCGTCCGAGCGGAACTGTTCGGAGACCCTGCCGTCAATGACGATCGAGAACCGGAGCATCTTTGCCGGGCGGGTCGTGACAATGAGCGCCTCGTTTAAGGCCTCGCCGAGCGGCTGGTCGTTCATAAACAGCGAGAGCCGCATCCGCTTCTCGACCTCAAAGCCGGAGACCAGCGTCCGGATAAACTCCCATGCCTCGTCCGGTTCGAGATCGGCAAGGAACCCCACCTCACCGTGGTTGACCCCGATGATCGGGATCTGCGGGTTCATCTGCTGGACAGTGCGGAGGATCGTGCCGTCGCCGCCGATAACCACGGCAACATCCGCCACGACACTGCTGTACGGGACACCGGGTTCGCCCAGGCAGGCGGCCGTGTCCTGCTCGACAAGTACTTCTACCCCTTTCTTTACGAGGGCCTTATGGATCTGCCGTGCGCAGGACAGGGCGCCGGGCAGGTCGATCCGTGAGACTAACAGACACTTCATCGGAGATCACCGTAAATACTCGATAACCTTGTGGTGGAGCACGCCGTTTGTCGCAACAAGGCACCGGCCCACGGTCACTTCGTCAGGGAAACTGATGGGGGCGCCGTCGAGATCGGTCACTGAACCCCCGGCTTCGGTACAGATCAGCATCCCCGCCGCTGCATCGGTTACCCGCAGCGTACCCCGCAGATCGACAAATCCGTCGATCCGCCCGGCCCCGATATAGGAGAGTTCGAGTGCCGATGCCCCGAGCAGGCGCCAGCGCCGGATCTTGTGGCCGAGCTGCATCATCCGGGTAGGATCGAATTTCCTGCCGTACACGCTCATTGCCGCCTGGTCGAGGCGGGAGGTTGACGACACATGGATCGTTTTCCCGTTGCACCGTGCATACTTGCCCCGAATTGCCGTAAAGGTCTCTGCCGTTGCAAGATCCTGCACGAACGCCTGCTGGACCACGCCGTCCTTTGCCCATGCAAGGGAGAGGGCATAGAACGGGATCCCGGCAACGGCATTGTAGGTCCCGTCCACAGGGTCGAGGAAGATCGTCCCTTCCCCGCCTTCAACGGGCACCTTGCCTGCCTCCTCGCTGATCAACAGCGAACACAGTGCGTGTTCCCGGACATACTCAAGCACGCAGTCTTCCGCCACCTGGTCGATCTTCTCGGTGGGGGTGCGGTCGGCCCCCATGTGGAGCACCTTTCCGCCTTCCGGCGATCCTACCAGCGGGCGGACATTCTCGCGGACAAGGCATGCAATTTCTTTACAGGCAGAAAGGAAGGCCATAGTGATAAAAACCTCTAAATGCAGTCAGCGTTGTATTTATGTAAGGCAATAAAGATAAATTACTTCTGCGCTTAGGATATGGTTACGTTTTAGGATGTGAAGGTAATGAAGGAACAAACAGAAATCGGAAAGATAAAGGAAGGACGGTATATTGTCATCGAAGATGAACCCTGCAAGGTAGTCGGCCTTGCCACCTCCAAGCCCGGGAAACACGGCGCGGCAAAGGCACGGATCGACGCAGTCGGCATCTTTGATGGTGTCAAGCGGTCCATTGTATCGCCGGTCTCCACTAAAACCTACGTCCCCGTTGTCGAGAGGAAGAGCGGCCAGGTCATCTCCATTGCCGGCGATATGGCACAACTCATGGACATGAAAGACTACTCCAACTTCGAGATTGCCATCCCCGATGATAAGAAGGGCACCCTTGAGATTGGAAAAGAGATCATGTATATCGAGTCCATGGGTAAAAGGAAACTCGATTAAATAATCTTTATATCTCAAAAAAATACCTTTTATCGGTTGTAATTTTGTTGTTTTAGAAAAACAGATACATTCTTGCAGGATTTTTTATTATCCTGACGGGGTTTTTTCTGGTATTACCGGATTGATCTTTTGGTAATTCCTTTCCTCATTTGATGCGTCAGGCAGGTTCCCTAATACTTTCCAATATACTTCGTCGGGACAAGAACCTTGATTGTATAGGAATTGATGTACTGGGAATTGATGATGAAGTAATAACTGCGCTGTCCTTCATAGAACTTTTCGGTCCAGGGTCGGGGATCAGTGTTGCTGGCTGTGGGTGTTGCTGCAATTTCTGCATATTTTTGTTGAGTAGTACGAGTAACTGCGGGCGCCGACTGCTTATTTCCTGCCCAAAGGTCGGGATCTATTCCCCCAGGGGGTATTATACTCCTGACGATGCGGTTGGGATCGGTCGCATCCATCACCTGGATGGAAAAGACCGGATTTACTGCACTATAAGATCCTGAAATACCACTATGGGAGTAGGGATTCCCTAATGTAGGTTCAAATTTTTCACTATCGTAGCTTGACCCCGCAGACATTGGGCCAATATGGGGATCTATAGTATACTGTAATTCCCAATAGGGGAACGGGATATTCACGATCTGGGTCGTTCCGCTGTACTTCCCAGATATAGTTGCATATACCGTGCGATTGGTATCCGGGGGAGTTGCATTTATCCTTGTCCCTTGGGGGAGCGTTGAATTCGTAGAGATATGGTAGGATTCGGGACTGACAAAACCAACGGTCTGTGCCCTCTGGTTCCAGGTTGTCGGTATGGGGGCAGGAGTGGGAGGTGTGGTGGTAATACCAGTAACATTCGAATATATCACAAGAGGGGTCTCGGATATGATCGGTTCCGTCGTTGCCACGGGAATGCCGGTATTGACAGGCTGGCCGGTAGCTAAGGGTTTGATAACAAATGCTACTACAAGAATGATGCAAAAGGCCGCGATGATATACGTAATGTCCTTCTTATCCATAGGGTAATAAATGATTATTGGGTTGTCTAAACATTAAAAAGGGTATGCGGTATCTTTTTAAAACCGGGCCGGGAATCAAAGTTGCGAATTAGAGGAAATTTGATTTAATTGCACCTGTTTTGGAAAAAAAACCAGAATAATCTGGAATTCTCAAAAACTATTTATACGAACAATACTACTTTACAGTGTAGAGACGCTAGTTCTAACTAGTGTCTACTAAATTCACAAAAGGTGAAATCATGAGTTCGTTGAAATATAACGATGAAGGGTTCACCGGCCTTGAGGCAGCGATTGTACTTATTGCATTCGTTGTCGTTGCGGCGGTGTTCTCGTATGTGGTGCTTGGTGCCGGGTTCTTCACGACCCAAAAGGCTCAGGAGACTGTTCACACTAGTGTCCAGCAGGCTAGCTCGACGCTGGAAATTGTAGGGAATGTCTATGGGTCGACCGCGGCTGGCAGTACTAATGCAGGTATTACTAGTGTCAACTTTACCGTTGCACTAGCACCCGGCGGTACAGCTGTTGATTTTAGTAAGGTGGTCCTGACCTACAGTAATGCAACAGTATTACAAACGTTGAACCAGACTATGCCTACTAGCGGTAACTATCCGGTCACAGCCGCCCTATCGGCAGGGCACTGGGGCGTAACGGGAGTTAACAACGATGTGGGTACAAGCAACGACCTGCTTGAATCGGGCGAGCAGTTCCAAGTAACGGCAATGCCGCCCTACAACATCATGGCTAATGACCGGTTTACCATCGAAATCAAGCCCGCGGTCGGCGCTGCGTTTGATATCACTCGTTCAGTACCGGGCGGACTTAATCAGGTGAACCTTCTCTACTAATCTTTTTTTCATCACAAAATCCAGATATGTAGCAATGTAAAACAGTTACAGGGAACAGTTCTAAATTAAGATCCATCCCATAACCCCGATTCTACCCGATGACTCGTTGACTTTTTTTATAGATTTATTCAGCTACTATGAGATGAGGGGATTCTGAATGTCGATATAACCTCATCATAAATGAGGAAGATCCTCAACGGCAAAATAATTGTTTGGATTCTTAAAACACCAAATAATTTTGTACCTTACCCCGGGTACACGGGACAAAGTATATTAATGTAAAACAGGATAATAATGAAATGCTATGGCGGTAAATCAGGCTCAGGTCGATCATATCATTACCGCGGCTTCCGAGGACGATCCCGAGGTAAAGCTCCAGAACCTCGAACGGGAAGTTGACCTGATCAAGACCTCTATTAAGCGCCTGTTAATGGATATTAGGGAGCGGATGAACGAGCTGGAGAACCCGTTTACCCTGTCCGCTACTTCCGGGGGAGGCTCTGTTGCTGCTAACGGGGATGCCGACGCCGCCCACGAAGCAAAAAGAGCTGCACTCGATGCAAAAGAGGCTGCACTCGATGCACGGGAATCAACGCTTGATGCAGCCGATGCAGCAAAGGAAATGGAAGTTAAAGAGGCTCCAAAGAAAACCGAGTCAAAAACCCGGCCCGACAGCCCCGATCTGGCAGATGTCCATGATGAGAAACGTCTGTTCGAAGAACAGCAGATCATGGCACTGTTAAAATCACAGATCCCTCCGGCAACCGGCCATAAGACCGGCCAGAATGCACTTGCCAGCGAGAAACTCCGGCTCCAGAAAGTGTATAAACTGTTCAAATGGACAAACGGGGCCATCCGCAAATTCGGGCATGACCGGCTCGATATCATCCTTGAATCGTATCGGATTATGGGGTATATCTCCCGTGAATCCTGCGAGGAGATCAAAGAGATCTCGCATTTGATGCCTGCAAATCTTGGCGAGGAGCATGAGGTCGGGCCGGATGAGTTTGTATCCGAACTGTATTCGCTCAACCGGATCCTCTCTCCCAACGATTCATCACTTGACCGGGATATGATTGAGGTCATGATGGAACAGCGCCAGCAACTGCTGCCGGCAAGAGAGAAACCTGAGGGACTGGAAACAACCGCCAAGGATCGTGAAATTTCACGAAATGCCCACAAAGACGATGAATGGATGAACCTGCCGGACAGGATATAAGCAATGTCATCAGATACCTTTACTACTGCTCTCTTTTTGATCACTGCGGTAATTGCTGCAGGTGTTCTTATAAATGCAATATTCCCGGTTGTTTACCAGATGTCGGGTACATTTTCTTCAGCCAGTCATCAGGCAGACCAGAGACTCCGTACGGATTTTAAAATTGTTCTTGGAGTAGCAAACACCAGTCAGTATGCCAGGGTCTGGATGAAAAATACCGGCACTGAACCCATTCCTCTTGCAGATATTCAAAAATCAGATGTCATCTGCGGGGATGCCGGGAATTTTGGCAGATTATCTCTTGATTCATCCTCCAGCCAAATGAGTCCGAATACGTGGAGATATACGTTAGACAACCTCAATAGCAATAATTATTGGGATGCCGGGGAGACTCTGGAGATTGACGCATTGGCAACATCTATTGGAACAACTGACGGCAGCCCGGTGTACTTCCAGTTTATCTTACCAGACGGGACATGGAGATCAGATCAATTTACCGTGGGTGCAACTTCTTAAGGTGATCCCGGTATGGCAGTTGCAGATCTTATCGGGGCGGCAGTAGGGGTAATGCTTCTTGTAATCGTTGCCTACCTTCTTGTGGGGAGTACACTTTCCACCGCGGAGATTGTTACAAATGCCCAAAAAGCTGCTGCCCTTCAGGAGCAGACGCAATTACGAACAGATTTTTCCCTGGAAAACATAACCACGGAAAACTCGTTTATCAACTGTACTATTCACAATACAGGTAAGGAAGTTATATCCGATTTTAAACACATGGATGCTGTAGTTTATGACCGTAGTGCCAGAGACTTTCGGCTCTACCAGTACAGTACTGACGGTGGCCCCGGGACGTGGACAATCACCGATAAAGGTACTGAGGTGATCCATCCCTCCGAGCTCGATCCCGGTGAAGCATATCAGATATCTATCCAGACAACCGCGGATTCGCCTGCATGGTTCCAGATCACAACAGGGACTGGTGTTTATAATTCAAAAATATTATAACGGGGCAATATACCATGGCTACTGATCTCTCGGATCTCATGGGAGGGGAAGACCGGCAGATCATCTCGACCGGCAACAGCGAACTGGACAAGAAGATTGCCGACGGTCTTCCGGTTGGTTCCCTGACCCTGATCGAAGGGGAGAACGATACCGGGAAAAGCGTGCTTACCCAGCAAATCATCTGGGGTGCCATGAAACAGGGAATGTCGGTCGATCTATTTACCACGGAAAACACGAGCAAGAGTTTTATCAAGCAGATGGACTCGATGAGCTTGGATATCTCCGATTATTTTGCCTGGGGATATCTCAAAATTTTTCCCCTCCACGTGGTAGGTTTTGAATGGAAAAAAGAGGAAATGGAAGGTATCCTTGCACGGCTGATTTATTATATCCAGAACAGCAAGGCGCAGGTTGCGGTTGTCGATTCACTGACCCTGTTCACGGAATACGCAGAAACCGATACCATCCTCACCTTCTTTACCAACTGCAAATCCCTCGTGGATCACGGGAAAACGGTTCTCGTGACGCTCCATACCTATGCATTTGAGGAAGATACCCTTGTACGGATCCGTTCCATCTGCGATGCACACCTGAATATGAAAAAAGCCCTTGTCGGGGACAAGTACGTCATGGTCATGGAAGTAATCAAGGTCCGCGGCGCACGCAAGACCACCGGAAACCTTGTCAGTTTCGAAGTCCATCCGGGATACGGGATGAAGGTTATCCCGATGAGCTTTGCGAGGATCTGATCCATGAGTTCCCTCTCCGTTGCAATCAATCTGCCTTTCAAACCCGAACCGGTGGACATCGATGTCGACCTGTACGCGGATCTTGAATCGGATGCTCTTTTCAAGATGCTGCCGGCCAATGCAAAGGAGTACGTCCAGAACAGTCCGCACCTCCTGGAATACCTCCATACCTTCCCGGTGAACACGTACGGGATCCCGCTCTTTGTGTCGGAACTCACAAAGGATCTCCGTAATAATAAAAACCCGAACGTTATCTACCCGGTCAATGACACCACGTTCGTCCACATTCTTCCCGATCCGGACGATGTGAGGAATTACTATATCCCGATTGAACCCTCGTTTCTGCACAGTGTAAGCGACATTTTACCGGTAGTAGAGACAAAACTGATCGATCTTATCGATGGACTCGAAACAGATCCCACTACCGACAAGGAACGGGCGGATGTCATTAAAAAAATGCTTGCCACCATTGCCATTGTCAAGCCCCCGGGCGTCGATGTAGCAAGCCTGACAAAAAAGGACGTGCAGGCAGGCGGATCGTCAAAACTGATGACCTTTTTAAACACTGATTTTACCGCACAAAAAAAGATGAAATCCGGTAAGAAGAGCAAGAATATTCCCATCACGCCGGAAGGGAAGATTATTCTCTCCAAGGTGGAGTACCAGGCTATCGAGTATCTCCTTGTCCGGGACAAGATCGAAATGGGGGTCCTAAAGCCATTTCTCTCCGACAGTTATATCGAAGATATCTCCTGCGACGGTGTCGGGCCGATCTTTATCGAACACAAGGTTTTCAAAGGTCTGAAATCTGTTGTCGAGTTCAAGGTATCGAGCGAACTCGACGAATTTGTCGTAAAGGTTGCCGAACGGATCAAACGGCCCATTACCTACCGGAACCCGGTGGTCGACGCCACGCTTCCGGATGGTTCCCGTATCAACATTGTGTACGGCACGGCAATCTCAAAGCACGGCAGTAACTTTACCATCCGTAAGGTGAACGAAGTTCCCCTCTCCATCCTAAATATCGTCGAGAGCGGCGGCATAGACTATGTCTCTGCGGCATACCTGTGGATCTGTGTCGAGTACGGGATGTCCCTGTTCGTGAGTGGCGAAACGGCAAGCGGAAAGACAACGCTCCTGAATGCCATTACTACCTTCATTCCCCCCGAGAACAAGATCGTTACCATTGAAGATACACCTGAGCTCAATGTCCCGCACCGGAACTGGGTGCGGGAAGTCGCACTCGCCAAGGGTGGAGGCGAGAGCGGCGGGGCCGGTGGCGAAGTCACGATGTTCGACCTCCTTAAAGCTGCCCTTCGTCAGCGTCCCAACCAGATCCTTGTGGGTGAGATCCGAGGGGTAGAGGGGAGCGTGGCCTTTGGTGCAATGCAGACCGGGCACCCGGTCATGAGCACGTTCCACGCAGCATCGGTCGAAAAACTGATCCAGCGTCTCTGCGGGGATCCCATCAATATCCCGAAAACATATGTGGATAACCTCAACCTGGTCGTGATCCAGAGCGCAGTGAAACGGCCCGACGGGCAGACCGTGCGCCGGATGATCAGCTGCAACGAACTGGTCGGGTACAATGCCGAGACGGGAGGGTTTACCTTTGTCCAGATGTTTACCTGGGAACCGGTCTCCGATACCTTTGTCTGGACCGGGAAAGGCAGCTCGTTCCTTCTGGAAAACAAAATAGCATCGATGCTCGGTATCCCTGATAGCAAGAAAGCAGAAATTTACCTAGAAGTGGAGAAACGGGCAAAGATCCTCGAACGCCTTCACAAAGCCGGGTATATCAAGTTCTGGGACCTGTTCCACATGATAACAAAGATCAAGAAACAGGGGCTCCTCACCATCGGTGCGTAATTATGCCTGATGCGATCGCACCTCCAGAAGGAGACAAGGAAAAAGCAAAGCCTGCACGGGAGATCCCGTTCGCCTCGATGGTAAAAGGCATCAAGGAAAAACTGGCCTCCATCCAGGAAAAGAAGAAGATGGGCGCGGATCTTCTTTTCATGACCACCTACATGGCGTCGCTTGCGATCGCCAATGCAACGCGCCCCGAGATCTTTTCCTTTGCTGCCAACCGGCACGAGTACATCTCGGCAAAATACATTGGCAAAGTGGATACTTTTGTCAAAAAATGGAACTACAGTTATTCCGAAGCCCTTTCTATCGTTGCCGAACGAACCGAGAACGATATCCTCAGAAGCATGCTCAACCGGTATGCAAACTCCATCGATTCCGGTGTTCCGGACGAGGATTTCCTGAGTAACGAGCTTGCAACGGTCAGGAGCGTGTACCGGAACCAGCTGGAACAGGGGATGTCCATGCTCCAGAAATGGGGAGATGCTTATGTCGCCATGCTCCTTTCGGGGACCGTCATCGCCGTTATCATCATGATCTCCGTGGTGATCTATGCGCCCTCCGACATCCAGTCGACCTTCAACATGTCCTATGGGATCATCCTTGCAATCAGTGTCTTTGGCATCACCCTGATGTACACAACCGTCCCTGACGATCCAAAGAGCCACGGCCTGGTCGCACGCATGTCAAAAGAACAGGAGACCATTCGTGCCATGGAACGGATCATCGTCCCCCTGACCCTGGGGGTGGTTATCCTCCTCGCACTTCTTGGCGTTGCAGCCAGCATGATCTTTATTCTTGCCGGTATCCTGATGGCACCGATGGGGATCATCGGTTTTATCGATGATCTGAATATCACCCAGAGGGACAATGACTTCTCGGTCTTTATCAGGAGTTTTGGTGCGATCATGGGCGGCCAGGGGACGACCGCGGTGTACGCACTGGGAAGCATTGACCGGAAATCGCTTCCGGCGCTTGAACCGCTGGTAAATTCAGTCTATTCCAAACTCAATCTCGGCCTTGACGAAAAGCAGGTCTGGGACCGGTTTATCGGGGAGGCCGGGAGCAACCTGATCTACAAATACCTCAACATCTACCGGGATACCGTGGCACTGGGCGGTCCGCCGGAACCCATCGGTACGGTGGTGGGGTCCTCAATGCTCGAGCAGACCCTGCTCCGTGAGAAAAAAGACATGCTCTCCAAGGGGTTCATTGTCCTTCTCATACCCATGCATGTCGCCATGACCGGTCTCTTTGTGGCGCTCTACCAGATCCTTGTTGTACTGACCGATTCGGTGGCAAGTATGATGACAAAATTCCAGGAAGCGGCAGCTACATCAGGAGGACAGGGATCCGGGGCATCCATGAGTGGCGTCTTTGGTGGCGGAATGAACCTGTTTACCAATTTCCCCAAGGAGGCCATGCAGACCTATGTGTCCATCACGCTTGCAATCCTGACCGTATCGAATATTATTGCCGCCCGGATCGTTGGAGGAGGGGATCGATACATGTATTATTTCTACGCAGCAATATTCTGCACATTGACAGGTCTTGTCCTTCTCCTGGCACCGAGCGTGGTGGGGCTGTTCTTCAGCTCAGAAGCACTGACAAGCATCGGCAGCGGCGTAAGCGGGACGGGGGTATAACATGAAAGATAGTGTCCGCC
Protein-coding sequences here:
- a CDS encoding helix-turn-helix domain-containing protein, yielding MAGVLEHRREYLRLMRQFTQDAGFFTVTDIQKAAGIPRSTAQDWISRLVREGCVIVRREKSGRAAARYAAISAVPQSTCRRIFTTTDGERVEIFHECLSGACASFCGFHHARAGGVLTSVHRDGTLLRECARTGNAEIEIGLSPRAAVGVAGISLEGDRIVQRIRCIGGPAYSLTDMMSRADGVLNVRPGVREGIVEGLVCTRALAHLTIGVDDTDTEEGGATFALALALLTRLVAEKGVLPISHHVVMLFENIPEKTAGNSASYIELAVPPSRIDHVMAKAREFVENEALSPEWGIALYRGMTIPPLLREFGQRVRETVVDRSFAEAMAGKAGIVLYGGRGVIGALGAISLARLPHEVQMDPLRKIDEACS
- a CDS encoding homoserine dehydrogenase; this encodes MKAALIGLGSVGRGIAEMIAHKDLGISVTGIADSKSGLICNAGIDVAAVLETKQKTGACGDPAVSAEEIVKKADYDVLIEVTPTNALTGEPALGYIRAALARKKHVVTSNKGPIALAYRELSDLAKKNGVALRYEATVGGAIPIMHVLEDGLCGNEIIAVRGVLNGTCNYILTRMAAEGLTYEQALMEAREMGYAEADPTYDVKGIDAAIKLVILANTIWGSGTKLSDIDVTGIDLLTPDALRLAEDGDCTIRLIAEAIPGKKIFRVSPRMIGKDHPLVVEGSLNALTLETDMAKEITLIGKGAGSVETASAIIGDILYIRDHYGRRA
- a CDS encoding amino acid-binding protein, with translation MKLEMKDSPGQLVAALKPISDVGGNIIAVIHHRDPDPTSHTLNVQIVLALPEGRLDRLVALLKEQGVHIQRIGKERLLYKRTVILIGHLMHTDLSDTVDRIDSTGFAEVCEISMSMPAINERSTSRVTIKATNRKDMDSAVAVLRRVAGEKSLLLIEPLEETA
- a CDS encoding NAD(+)/NADH kinase → MKCLLVSRIDLPGALSCARQIHKALVKKGVEVLVEQDTAACLGEPGVPYSSVVADVAVVIGGDGTILRTVQQMNPQIPIIGVNHGEVGFLADLEPDEAWEFIRTLVSGFEVEKRMRLSLFMNDQPLGEALNEALIVTTRPAKMLRFSIVIDGRVSEQFRSDGLLVSTPTGSTAYAMSAGGPIVDPRMEGYLVVPLAPYMLSSRPHFIGSDRRLEIRLESSKPAKLVIDGQKTVELGCMATLAVKRSDQPALFVDAYRNFFEKVDEKLRKL
- a CDS encoding bifunctional fructose-bisphosphatase/inositol-phosphate phosphatase, giving the protein MAFLSACKEIACLVRENVRPLVGSPEGGKVLHMGADRTPTEKIDQVAEDCVLEYVREHALCSLLISEEAGKVPVEGGEGTIFLDPVDGTYNAVAGIPFYALSLAWAKDGVVQQAFVQDLATAETFTAIRGKYARCNGKTIHVSSTSRLDQAAMSVYGRKFDPTRMMQLGHKIRRWRLLGASALELSYIGAGRIDGFVDLRGTLRVTDAAAGMLICTEAGGSVTDLDGAPISFPDEVTVGRCLVATNGVLHHKVIEYLR
- a CDS encoding translation initiation factor IF-5A, giving the protein MKEQTEIGKIKEGRYIVIEDEPCKVVGLATSKPGKHGAAKARIDAVGIFDGVKRSIVSPVSTKTYVPVVERKSGQVISIAGDMAQLMDMKDYSNFEIAIPDDKKGTLEIGKEIMYIESMGKRKLD
- a CDS encoding flagellin; protein product: MSSLKYNDEGFTGLEAAIVLIAFVVVAAVFSYVVLGAGFFTTQKAQETVHTSVQQASSTLEIVGNVYGSTAAGSTNAGITSVNFTVALAPGGTAVDFSKVVLTYSNATVLQTLNQTMPTSGNYPVTAALSAGHWGVTGVNNDVGTSNDLLESGEQFQVTAMPPYNIMANDRFTIEIKPAVGAAFDITRSVPGGLNQVNLLY
- a CDS encoding flagellin, producing the protein MSSDTFTTALFLITAVIAAGVLINAIFPVVYQMSGTFSSASHQADQRLRTDFKIVLGVANTSQYARVWMKNTGTEPIPLADIQKSDVICGDAGNFGRLSLDSSSSQMSPNTWRYTLDNLNSNNYWDAGETLEIDALATSIGTTDGSPVYFQFILPDGTWRSDQFTVGATS
- a CDS encoding ATPase domain-containing protein is translated as MATDLSDLMGGEDRQIISTGNSELDKKIADGLPVGSLTLIEGENDTGKSVLTQQIIWGAMKQGMSVDLFTTENTSKSFIKQMDSMSLDISDYFAWGYLKIFPLHVVGFEWKKEEMEGILARLIYYIQNSKAQVAVVDSLTLFTEYAETDTILTFFTNCKSLVDHGKTVLVTLHTYAFEEDTLVRIRSICDAHLNMKKALVGDKYVMVMEVIKVRGARKTTGNLVSFEVHPGYGMKVIPMSFARI